One genomic region from Rhinoderma darwinii isolate aRhiDar2 unplaced genomic scaffold, aRhiDar2.hap1 Scaffold_475, whole genome shotgun sequence encodes:
- the LOC142719276 gene encoding phosphatidylinositol polyphosphate 5-phosphatase type IV-like: MEEPNISLQKFSVIKDMADEKSSDLSHSKYCDITSKNTKKSAFSLLTRLRSKNIRKRNVGSSAVIGARELDRYFPDRRLRLYVATWNMEGKDYPQNVEDLLLPSDDTKDIYVIGIQEGCPNRREWEIKLQETLGPHYVLYHSSGLGVLYLTIFVRRELIWFCS, from the exons atggaggagcctaacatctcgctccagaagttttctgtcatcaaagatatggcagatgaaaaatccagcgatcttagtcacagcaaatattgtgacattacgtcaaagaacaccaagaagagcgcattcagcctgctgacccgcctgcgctccaaaaatatccgtaaaag aaacgttggcagcagcgctgtgatcggcgctagagaactggatcgctatttcccagatagacggttgagactatatgttgccacctggaatatggagggaaag gattacccgcaaaatgtggaggatctgctgttaccatcagatgatacgaaagacatttatgttattggcattcaggaaggatgtccaaacag acgggaatgggagataaaattacaggagacccttggaccacactatgtattataccactcctccgggctcggagtcctgtatctcaccatctttgttcgacgggaactaatctggttctgctcag